The Megachile rotundata isolate GNS110a chromosome 11, iyMegRotu1, whole genome shotgun sequence genome includes a region encoding these proteins:
- the HDAC4 gene encoding histone deacetylase 4 isoform X2 has product MRAATTRVSYLVASPLDASFSPFSLLDRVGRSQRDSQSRDVGYGSVEIASAFTHLPQKEMARDTPGSPMSRPRELVGGVGGAATTLTSSAYHTASDPTALHGHALQQKILELQQHHQLQQQILRQQYQAQERQLAELHEQQMHQLKLWEQQKQLEEQRREKERLEALRKKDKHDHSAIASTEVKQRLQSFLVNKKQREAAAAANGAVPGTPGYRSWLQPQSESAGTVNSSHPYRMPQMLQEKFADDFPLRKTASEPNLLKVRLKQRVERNMAASRNSPLMARRKDRLLSHLKRRSLLANSSSNPESGPNSPPTVNNSQASPTAAGNATAIQEETENTGYGGPLSSSSQQGSLSDLSLFSSPSMPNISLGRPHVPTGSSGTTGTKLATVSEAEVRAAFTARLGMPLTGQMLPGTLPFYPSLTVIEGEPPSSGGSSGGSGGSGGGGNGTAGYVHKQMQQNMEHHSNRQHPSSVYHAAAAAAAAAAAAAAAAAAPITDTQVAHARLQKAGHRPLGSRTQSAPLPLGHPMLQGGMIAPQTHYEEYLAEKQLHDQQQAHNYLKQQIRQTVLTRVGSRGQTNQLDEAPESEESEVIDLTGGKKDHSSEESEISKQQRDREQFLQQQRDLMMRHTLQISNESSAAYGGSRSGQASARPLSRALSSPLVHLGPQATGELFARTSSSHRPTTGLAYDPLMLKHACDCGETVRGHPEHGGRLQSVWARLSETGLLQRCDRIRSRKATLEEIQTCHSEAHALLFGTNPMNRQKLDVSKLSQLPIKSFVRLPCGGIGVDSDTTWNELNTAPAARMAVGCVVDLAFKTAMGDIKNGFAVVRPPGHHAETNQAMGFCFFNSVAIAARLLQQKLDVRKIMILDWDVHHGNGTQQMFYDDPRVLYLSIHRHDEGNFFPGTGGPTECGAGEGLGYNVNVAWSGGLNPPMGDAEYLAAFRTIVMPIARAFDPSIVLVSAGFDAAVGHPAPLGGYKVSPACFGKMTQQLLGLANGKVVLALEGGYDLAAICDSAQECVRALLGDEPSQLRDEELTRAPCQNAIDTLQKTIAVQMPHWPCVKLNAHTAPMSAIEAGQKERDESETVSAMASLSMQQPTNLTTTPEHSREVSEEPMEQDDAK; this is encoded by the exons ATGCGCGCCGCGACGACGCGAGTTTCTTACCTCGTCGCGTCTCCGCTCGACGCTTCGTTCTCGCCGTTTTCGTTGCTCGATCGAGTAGGACGCTCGCAACGAGATTCGCAATCGCGAG ACGTGGGTTACGGAAGCGTCGAAATCGCGTCCGCGTTTACCCATCTGCCGCAGAAAG AAATGGCCAGGGACACGCCGGGCTCACCGATGTCTAGGCCGAGAGAGCTGGTCGGCGGAGTTGGCGGTGCTGCGACCACCTTGACGTCCAGCGCGTACCACACCGCCTCCGACCCAACCGCCCTGCACGGTCACGCGCTCCAACAAAAAATACTCGAG CTGCAGCAGCATCATCAGCTACAGCAGCAGATACTGCGACAGCAGTACCAGGCGCAGGAACGACAACTGGCAGAGTTGCACGAGCAACAGATGCATCAGCTGAAG CTATGGGAGCAGCAGAAGCAGCTGGAGGAGCAACGGAGGGAGAAGGAGAGGCTGGAGGCGCTCAGGAAAAAGGATAAGCACGATCACAGCGCGATCGCCTCGACGGAGGTCAAGCAACGGCTTCAG AGCTTCCTTGTGAACAAGAAGCAGAGGGAGGCTGCTGCCGCCGCGAACGGAGCGGTTCCTGGTACACCTGGTTACAGAAGCTG GTTGCAGCCACAGTCAGAATCGGCAGGCACCGTGAACTCCTCGCACCCCTACCGCATGCCGCAGATGCTCCAAGAGAAGTTCGCGGACGACTTTCCCCTCCGGAAAACAG CCTCGGAGCCGAACCTGCTGAAGGTGCGATTAAAGCAACGCGTGGAGAGGAACATGGCCGCCTCGAGAAACTCACCCCTGATGGCACGCCGGAAGGACCGTCTGCTGTCGCACCTCAAGCGGAGGTCACTGCTAGCAA ATTCTAGCAGCAATCCAGAGTCTGGGCCTAACTCACCGCCGACCGTTAACAATTCCCAAGCGAGTCCTACCGCGGCCGGCAACGCGACAGCCATTCAAGAG GAAACCGAAAACACCGGCTACGGCGGTCCTCTGTCCAGCAGCAGTCAACAGGGTAGTCTTTCGGACCTGTCGTTGTTCAGTTCACCGTCCATGCCAAACATCTCGCTGGGTCGACCTCACGTTCCGACCGGATCATCCGGCACG ACCGGCACGAAATTGGCGACCGTCTCGGAGGCAGAGGTACGAGCCGCGTTTACGGCGCGGTTAGGTATGCCGCTCACGGGGCAAATGTTGCCGGGCACCTTGCCATTCTATCCGTCGTTGACGGTGATCGAAGGGGAACCGCCGTCGAGTGGGGGTAGCAGTGGCGGTAGCGGTGGCAGCGGTGGTGGTGGCAACGGCACCGCTGGCTACGTTCATAAACAGATGCAGCAAAATATGGAACACCATTCGAACAGGCAACACCCGTCGTCCGTGTATCACGCTGCCGCTGCGGCAGCGGCCGCAGCAGCAGCGGCCGCAGCCGCGGCGGCCGCGCCCATCACGGACACGCAGGTAGCGCACGCGAGACTGCAAAAGGCTGGTCACCGGCCTTTAGGTA GTAGAACCCAATCCGCGCCGCTACCTCTGGGTCATCCGATGCTGCAAGGTGGCATGATAGCGCCGCAAACCCACTACGAAGAGTACCTGGCCGAGAAACAGCTCCACGATCAACAACAAGCGCACAACTACCTGAAACAACAGATCCGTCAAACGGTGTTGACACGGGTCGGCTCCCGTGGTCAGACCAACCAGTTGGACGAGGCGCCCGAGTCCGAAGAGTCCGAGGTGATCGATCTGACTGGCGGGAAGAAAGATCACTCGTCCGAGGAGAGCGAGATTTCCAAACAGCAACGGGATCGGGAGCAATTTCTTCAGCAACAGAGGGATCTGATGATGAGGCATACTTTGCAAATCTCGAACGAGTCGTCCGCGGCCTACGGTGGAAGCAGGAGCGGTCAGGCCAGTGCCAGACCGTTGTCCAGAGCGCTCTCGAGCCCGTTGGTTCATCTGG GTCCTCAAGCAACCGGTGAGCTATTCGCGCGAACCTCCTCCTCTCATCGACCCACCACCGGTTTGGCCTACGATCCGCTGATGCTGAAACACGCGTGCGACTGCGGCGAAACTGTACGGGGTCATCCCGAGCACGGCGGCAGGCTGCAGAGCGTCTGGGCCCGGCTGTCCGAGACCGGCTTGCTACAGAGGTGCGATCGAATACGATCGCGCAAAGCCACCCTCGAGGAGATTCAAACATGTCACAGCGAAGCTCACGCTCTTCTCTTCG GAACGAATCCGATGAATCGGCAAAAGTTGGACGTGTCGAAGCTCTCTCAGCTGCCCATCAAGAGTTTCGTGCGACTGCCTTGCGGCGGCATCGGCGTCGATTCCGACACCACGTGGAACGAATTGAATACCGCGCCAGCCGCCAGAATGGCCGTCGGTTGCGTGGTCGACCTCGCCTTCAAAACCGCCATGGGCGACATTAAGAACGGTTTCGCCGTCGTTCGACCACCGGGCCATCACGCCGAAACCAATCAAGCCATGGGATTCTGCTTCTTCAACTCGGTCGCGATCGCCGCGCGATTGCTTCAGCAGAAGCTCGACGTTCGGAAAATTATGATTTTGGATTGG GACGTCCACCATGGGAACGGAACGCAGCAAATGTTTTACGACGACCCGCGAGTGTTGTATCTGTCGATACACAGGCACGACGAAGGTAACTTTTTCCCGGGCACTGGAGGACCAACCGAGTGCGGAGCCGGCGAAGGTTTAGGATACAACGTGAACGTCGCGTGGTCCGGCGGCTTGAATCCACCTATGGGAGACGCCGAGTACCTCGCCGCATTTCGCACTATCGTCATGCCCATCGCGAGGGCGTTCGACCCGAGTATCGTACTCGTCTCCGCCGGTTTCGACGCCGCGGTTGGACACCCGGCTCCTCTCGGCGGTTACAAAGTTAGCCCGGCATGTTTCGGAAAGATGACCCAACAGCTGCTCGGTCTGGCCAACGGCAAGGTCGTCTTAGCTCTTGAAGGCGGCTACGACCTCGCCGCCATCTGCGATTCCGCCCAAGAGTGCGTCCGAGCTCTCCTCGGGGATGAACCCAGTCAACTTCGGGATGAGGAGTTGACCAGGGCGCCTTGTCAGAACGCCATCGACACGCTGCAGAAGACTATCGCCGTTCAG ATGCCGCATTGGCCTTGCGTGAAGCTGAACGCGCACACAGCGCCGATGAGCGCCATTGAAGCCGGCCAGAAGGAACGCGACGAATCCGAGACAGTCTCCGCGATGGCCTCCCTGTCAATGCAGCAGCCTACCAATTTAAC GACTACCCCAGAACATTCCCGCGAAGTTTCCGAAGAGCCGATGGAACAAGACGACGCCAAATGA
- the HDAC4 gene encoding histone deacetylase 4 isoform X5 has protein sequence MSSEQARASAVATKDVGYGSVEIASAFTHLPQKEMARDTPGSPMSRPRELVGGVGGAATTLTSSAYHTASDPTALHGHALQQKILELQQHHQLQQQILRQQYQAQERQLAELHEQQMHQLKLWEQQKQLEEQRREKERLEALRKKDKHDHSAIASTEVKQRLQSFLVNKKQREAAAAANGAVPGTPGYRSWLQPQSESAGTVNSSHPYRMPQMLQEKFADDFPLRKTASEPNLLKVRLKQRVERNMAASRNSPLMARRKDRLLSHLKRRSLLANSSSNPESGPNSPPTVNNSQASPTAAGNATAIQEETENTGYGGPLSSSSQQGSLSDLSLFSSPSMPNISLGRPHVPTGSSGTTGTKLATVSEAEVRAAFTARLGMPLTGQMLPGTLPFYPSLTVIEGEPPSSGGSSGGSGGSGGGGNGTAGYVHKQMQQNMEHHSNRQHPSSVYHAAAAAAAAAAAAAAAAAAPITDTQVAHARLQKAGHRPLGSRTQSAPLPLGHPMLQGGMIAPQTHYEEYLAEKQLHDQQQAHNYLKQQIRQTVLTRVGSRGQTNQLDEAPESEESEVIDLTGGKKDHSSEESEISKQQRDREQFLQQQRDLMMRHTLQISNESSAAYGGSRSGQASARPLSRALSSPLVHLGPQATGELFARTSSSHRPTTGLAYDPLMLKHACDCGETVRGHPEHGGRLQSVWARLSETGLLQRCDRIRSRKATLEEIQTCHSEAHALLFGTNPMNRQKLDVSKLSQLPIKSFVRLPCGGIGVDSDTTWNELNTAPAARMAVGCVVDLAFKTAMGDIKNGFAVVRPPGHHAETNQAMGFCFFNSVAIAARLLQQKLDVRKIMILDWDVHHGNGTQQMFYDDPRVLYLSIHRHDEGNFFPGTGGPTECGAGEGLGYNVNVAWSGGLNPPMGDAEYLAAFRTIVMPIARAFDPSIVLVSAGFDAAVGHPAPLGGYKVSPACFGKMTQQLLGLANGKVVLALEGGYDLAAICDSAQECVRALLGDEPSQLRDEELTRAPCQNAIDTLQKTIAVQMPHWPCVKLNAHTAPMSAIEAGQKERDESETVSAMASLSMQQPTNLTTTPEHSREVSEEPMEQDDAK, from the exons ACGTGGGTTACGGAAGCGTCGAAATCGCGTCCGCGTTTACCCATCTGCCGCAGAAAG AAATGGCCAGGGACACGCCGGGCTCACCGATGTCTAGGCCGAGAGAGCTGGTCGGCGGAGTTGGCGGTGCTGCGACCACCTTGACGTCCAGCGCGTACCACACCGCCTCCGACCCAACCGCCCTGCACGGTCACGCGCTCCAACAAAAAATACTCGAG CTGCAGCAGCATCATCAGCTACAGCAGCAGATACTGCGACAGCAGTACCAGGCGCAGGAACGACAACTGGCAGAGTTGCACGAGCAACAGATGCATCAGCTGAAG CTATGGGAGCAGCAGAAGCAGCTGGAGGAGCAACGGAGGGAGAAGGAGAGGCTGGAGGCGCTCAGGAAAAAGGATAAGCACGATCACAGCGCGATCGCCTCGACGGAGGTCAAGCAACGGCTTCAG AGCTTCCTTGTGAACAAGAAGCAGAGGGAGGCTGCTGCCGCCGCGAACGGAGCGGTTCCTGGTACACCTGGTTACAGAAGCTG GTTGCAGCCACAGTCAGAATCGGCAGGCACCGTGAACTCCTCGCACCCCTACCGCATGCCGCAGATGCTCCAAGAGAAGTTCGCGGACGACTTTCCCCTCCGGAAAACAG CCTCGGAGCCGAACCTGCTGAAGGTGCGATTAAAGCAACGCGTGGAGAGGAACATGGCCGCCTCGAGAAACTCACCCCTGATGGCACGCCGGAAGGACCGTCTGCTGTCGCACCTCAAGCGGAGGTCACTGCTAGCAA ATTCTAGCAGCAATCCAGAGTCTGGGCCTAACTCACCGCCGACCGTTAACAATTCCCAAGCGAGTCCTACCGCGGCCGGCAACGCGACAGCCATTCAAGAG GAAACCGAAAACACCGGCTACGGCGGTCCTCTGTCCAGCAGCAGTCAACAGGGTAGTCTTTCGGACCTGTCGTTGTTCAGTTCACCGTCCATGCCAAACATCTCGCTGGGTCGACCTCACGTTCCGACCGGATCATCCGGCACG ACCGGCACGAAATTGGCGACCGTCTCGGAGGCAGAGGTACGAGCCGCGTTTACGGCGCGGTTAGGTATGCCGCTCACGGGGCAAATGTTGCCGGGCACCTTGCCATTCTATCCGTCGTTGACGGTGATCGAAGGGGAACCGCCGTCGAGTGGGGGTAGCAGTGGCGGTAGCGGTGGCAGCGGTGGTGGTGGCAACGGCACCGCTGGCTACGTTCATAAACAGATGCAGCAAAATATGGAACACCATTCGAACAGGCAACACCCGTCGTCCGTGTATCACGCTGCCGCTGCGGCAGCGGCCGCAGCAGCAGCGGCCGCAGCCGCGGCGGCCGCGCCCATCACGGACACGCAGGTAGCGCACGCGAGACTGCAAAAGGCTGGTCACCGGCCTTTAGGTA GTAGAACCCAATCCGCGCCGCTACCTCTGGGTCATCCGATGCTGCAAGGTGGCATGATAGCGCCGCAAACCCACTACGAAGAGTACCTGGCCGAGAAACAGCTCCACGATCAACAACAAGCGCACAACTACCTGAAACAACAGATCCGTCAAACGGTGTTGACACGGGTCGGCTCCCGTGGTCAGACCAACCAGTTGGACGAGGCGCCCGAGTCCGAAGAGTCCGAGGTGATCGATCTGACTGGCGGGAAGAAAGATCACTCGTCCGAGGAGAGCGAGATTTCCAAACAGCAACGGGATCGGGAGCAATTTCTTCAGCAACAGAGGGATCTGATGATGAGGCATACTTTGCAAATCTCGAACGAGTCGTCCGCGGCCTACGGTGGAAGCAGGAGCGGTCAGGCCAGTGCCAGACCGTTGTCCAGAGCGCTCTCGAGCCCGTTGGTTCATCTGG GTCCTCAAGCAACCGGTGAGCTATTCGCGCGAACCTCCTCCTCTCATCGACCCACCACCGGTTTGGCCTACGATCCGCTGATGCTGAAACACGCGTGCGACTGCGGCGAAACTGTACGGGGTCATCCCGAGCACGGCGGCAGGCTGCAGAGCGTCTGGGCCCGGCTGTCCGAGACCGGCTTGCTACAGAGGTGCGATCGAATACGATCGCGCAAAGCCACCCTCGAGGAGATTCAAACATGTCACAGCGAAGCTCACGCTCTTCTCTTCG GAACGAATCCGATGAATCGGCAAAAGTTGGACGTGTCGAAGCTCTCTCAGCTGCCCATCAAGAGTTTCGTGCGACTGCCTTGCGGCGGCATCGGCGTCGATTCCGACACCACGTGGAACGAATTGAATACCGCGCCAGCCGCCAGAATGGCCGTCGGTTGCGTGGTCGACCTCGCCTTCAAAACCGCCATGGGCGACATTAAGAACGGTTTCGCCGTCGTTCGACCACCGGGCCATCACGCCGAAACCAATCAAGCCATGGGATTCTGCTTCTTCAACTCGGTCGCGATCGCCGCGCGATTGCTTCAGCAGAAGCTCGACGTTCGGAAAATTATGATTTTGGATTGG GACGTCCACCATGGGAACGGAACGCAGCAAATGTTTTACGACGACCCGCGAGTGTTGTATCTGTCGATACACAGGCACGACGAAGGTAACTTTTTCCCGGGCACTGGAGGACCAACCGAGTGCGGAGCCGGCGAAGGTTTAGGATACAACGTGAACGTCGCGTGGTCCGGCGGCTTGAATCCACCTATGGGAGACGCCGAGTACCTCGCCGCATTTCGCACTATCGTCATGCCCATCGCGAGGGCGTTCGACCCGAGTATCGTACTCGTCTCCGCCGGTTTCGACGCCGCGGTTGGACACCCGGCTCCTCTCGGCGGTTACAAAGTTAGCCCGGCATGTTTCGGAAAGATGACCCAACAGCTGCTCGGTCTGGCCAACGGCAAGGTCGTCTTAGCTCTTGAAGGCGGCTACGACCTCGCCGCCATCTGCGATTCCGCCCAAGAGTGCGTCCGAGCTCTCCTCGGGGATGAACCCAGTCAACTTCGGGATGAGGAGTTGACCAGGGCGCCTTGTCAGAACGCCATCGACACGCTGCAGAAGACTATCGCCGTTCAG ATGCCGCATTGGCCTTGCGTGAAGCTGAACGCGCACACAGCGCCGATGAGCGCCATTGAAGCCGGCCAGAAGGAACGCGACGAATCCGAGACAGTCTCCGCGATGGCCTCCCTGTCAATGCAGCAGCCTACCAATTTAAC GACTACCCCAGAACATTCCCGCGAAGTTTCCGAAGAGCCGATGGAACAAGACGACGCCAAATGA
- the HDAC4 gene encoding histone deacetylase 4 isoform X9: MARDTPGSPMSRPRELVGGVGGAATTLTSSAYHTASDPTALHGHALQQKILELQQHHQLQQQILRQQYQAQERQLAELHEQQMHQLKLWEQQKQLEEQRREKERLEALRKKDKHDHSAIASTEVKQRLQSFLVNKKQREAAAAANGAVPGTPGYRSWLQPQSESAGTVNSSHPYRMPQMLQEKFADDFPLRKTASEPNLLKVRLKQRVERNMAASRNSPLMARRKDRLLSHLKRRSLLANSSSNPESGPNSPPTVNNSQASPTAAGNATAIQEETENTGYGGPLSSSSQQGSLSDLSLFSSPSMPNISLGRPHVPTGSSGTTGTKLATVSEAEVRAAFTARLGMPLTGQMLPGTLPFYPSLTVIEGEPPSSGGSSGGSGGSGGGGNGTAGYVHKQMQQNMEHHSNRQHPSSVYHAAAAAAAAAAAAAAAAAAPITDTQVAHARLQKAGHRPLGSRTQSAPLPLGHPMLQGGMIAPQTHYEEYLAEKQLHDQQQAHNYLKQQIRQTVLTRVGSRGQTNQLDEAPESEESEVIDLTGGKKDHSSEESEISKQQRDREQFLQQQRDLMMRHTLQISNESSAAYGGSRSGQASARPLSRALSSPLVHLGPQATGELFARTSSSHRPTTGLAYDPLMLKHACDCGETVRGHPEHGGRLQSVWARLSETGLLQRCDRIRSRKATLEEIQTCHSEAHALLFGTNPMNRQKLDVSKLSQLPIKSFVRLPCGGIGVDSDTTWNELNTAPAARMAVGCVVDLAFKTAMGDIKNGFAVVRPPGHHAETNQAMGFCFFNSVAIAARLLQQKLDVRKIMILDWDVHHGNGTQQMFYDDPRVLYLSIHRHDEGNFFPGTGGPTECGAGEGLGYNVNVAWSGGLNPPMGDAEYLAAFRTIVMPIARAFDPSIVLVSAGFDAAVGHPAPLGGYKVSPACFGKMTQQLLGLANGKVVLALEGGYDLAAICDSAQECVRALLGDEPSQLRDEELTRAPCQNAIDTLQKTIAVQMPHWPCVKLNAHTAPMSAIEAGQKERDESETVSAMASLSMQQPTNLTTTPEHSREVSEEPMEQDDAK; encoded by the exons ATGGCCAGGGACACGCCGGGCTCACCGATGTCTAGGCCGAGAGAGCTGGTCGGCGGAGTTGGCGGTGCTGCGACCACCTTGACGTCCAGCGCGTACCACACCGCCTCCGACCCAACCGCCCTGCACGGTCACGCGCTCCAACAAAAAATACTCGAG CTGCAGCAGCATCATCAGCTACAGCAGCAGATACTGCGACAGCAGTACCAGGCGCAGGAACGACAACTGGCAGAGTTGCACGAGCAACAGATGCATCAGCTGAAG CTATGGGAGCAGCAGAAGCAGCTGGAGGAGCAACGGAGGGAGAAGGAGAGGCTGGAGGCGCTCAGGAAAAAGGATAAGCACGATCACAGCGCGATCGCCTCGACGGAGGTCAAGCAACGGCTTCAG AGCTTCCTTGTGAACAAGAAGCAGAGGGAGGCTGCTGCCGCCGCGAACGGAGCGGTTCCTGGTACACCTGGTTACAGAAGCTG GTTGCAGCCACAGTCAGAATCGGCAGGCACCGTGAACTCCTCGCACCCCTACCGCATGCCGCAGATGCTCCAAGAGAAGTTCGCGGACGACTTTCCCCTCCGGAAAACAG CCTCGGAGCCGAACCTGCTGAAGGTGCGATTAAAGCAACGCGTGGAGAGGAACATGGCCGCCTCGAGAAACTCACCCCTGATGGCACGCCGGAAGGACCGTCTGCTGTCGCACCTCAAGCGGAGGTCACTGCTAGCAA ATTCTAGCAGCAATCCAGAGTCTGGGCCTAACTCACCGCCGACCGTTAACAATTCCCAAGCGAGTCCTACCGCGGCCGGCAACGCGACAGCCATTCAAGAG GAAACCGAAAACACCGGCTACGGCGGTCCTCTGTCCAGCAGCAGTCAACAGGGTAGTCTTTCGGACCTGTCGTTGTTCAGTTCACCGTCCATGCCAAACATCTCGCTGGGTCGACCTCACGTTCCGACCGGATCATCCGGCACG ACCGGCACGAAATTGGCGACCGTCTCGGAGGCAGAGGTACGAGCCGCGTTTACGGCGCGGTTAGGTATGCCGCTCACGGGGCAAATGTTGCCGGGCACCTTGCCATTCTATCCGTCGTTGACGGTGATCGAAGGGGAACCGCCGTCGAGTGGGGGTAGCAGTGGCGGTAGCGGTGGCAGCGGTGGTGGTGGCAACGGCACCGCTGGCTACGTTCATAAACAGATGCAGCAAAATATGGAACACCATTCGAACAGGCAACACCCGTCGTCCGTGTATCACGCTGCCGCTGCGGCAGCGGCCGCAGCAGCAGCGGCCGCAGCCGCGGCGGCCGCGCCCATCACGGACACGCAGGTAGCGCACGCGAGACTGCAAAAGGCTGGTCACCGGCCTTTAGGTA GTAGAACCCAATCCGCGCCGCTACCTCTGGGTCATCCGATGCTGCAAGGTGGCATGATAGCGCCGCAAACCCACTACGAAGAGTACCTGGCCGAGAAACAGCTCCACGATCAACAACAAGCGCACAACTACCTGAAACAACAGATCCGTCAAACGGTGTTGACACGGGTCGGCTCCCGTGGTCAGACCAACCAGTTGGACGAGGCGCCCGAGTCCGAAGAGTCCGAGGTGATCGATCTGACTGGCGGGAAGAAAGATCACTCGTCCGAGGAGAGCGAGATTTCCAAACAGCAACGGGATCGGGAGCAATTTCTTCAGCAACAGAGGGATCTGATGATGAGGCATACTTTGCAAATCTCGAACGAGTCGTCCGCGGCCTACGGTGGAAGCAGGAGCGGTCAGGCCAGTGCCAGACCGTTGTCCAGAGCGCTCTCGAGCCCGTTGGTTCATCTGG GTCCTCAAGCAACCGGTGAGCTATTCGCGCGAACCTCCTCCTCTCATCGACCCACCACCGGTTTGGCCTACGATCCGCTGATGCTGAAACACGCGTGCGACTGCGGCGAAACTGTACGGGGTCATCCCGAGCACGGCGGCAGGCTGCAGAGCGTCTGGGCCCGGCTGTCCGAGACCGGCTTGCTACAGAGGTGCGATCGAATACGATCGCGCAAAGCCACCCTCGAGGAGATTCAAACATGTCACAGCGAAGCTCACGCTCTTCTCTTCG GAACGAATCCGATGAATCGGCAAAAGTTGGACGTGTCGAAGCTCTCTCAGCTGCCCATCAAGAGTTTCGTGCGACTGCCTTGCGGCGGCATCGGCGTCGATTCCGACACCACGTGGAACGAATTGAATACCGCGCCAGCCGCCAGAATGGCCGTCGGTTGCGTGGTCGACCTCGCCTTCAAAACCGCCATGGGCGACATTAAGAACGGTTTCGCCGTCGTTCGACCACCGGGCCATCACGCCGAAACCAATCAAGCCATGGGATTCTGCTTCTTCAACTCGGTCGCGATCGCCGCGCGATTGCTTCAGCAGAAGCTCGACGTTCGGAAAATTATGATTTTGGATTGG GACGTCCACCATGGGAACGGAACGCAGCAAATGTTTTACGACGACCCGCGAGTGTTGTATCTGTCGATACACAGGCACGACGAAGGTAACTTTTTCCCGGGCACTGGAGGACCAACCGAGTGCGGAGCCGGCGAAGGTTTAGGATACAACGTGAACGTCGCGTGGTCCGGCGGCTTGAATCCACCTATGGGAGACGCCGAGTACCTCGCCGCATTTCGCACTATCGTCATGCCCATCGCGAGGGCGTTCGACCCGAGTATCGTACTCGTCTCCGCCGGTTTCGACGCCGCGGTTGGACACCCGGCTCCTCTCGGCGGTTACAAAGTTAGCCCGGCATGTTTCGGAAAGATGACCCAACAGCTGCTCGGTCTGGCCAACGGCAAGGTCGTCTTAGCTCTTGAAGGCGGCTACGACCTCGCCGCCATCTGCGATTCCGCCCAAGAGTGCGTCCGAGCTCTCCTCGGGGATGAACCCAGTCAACTTCGGGATGAGGAGTTGACCAGGGCGCCTTGTCAGAACGCCATCGACACGCTGCAGAAGACTATCGCCGTTCAG ATGCCGCATTGGCCTTGCGTGAAGCTGAACGCGCACACAGCGCCGATGAGCGCCATTGAAGCCGGCCAGAAGGAACGCGACGAATCCGAGACAGTCTCCGCGATGGCCTCCCTGTCAATGCAGCAGCCTACCAATTTAAC GACTACCCCAGAACATTCCCGCGAAGTTTCCGAAGAGCCGATGGAACAAGACGACGCCAAATGA